One window from the genome of Cricetulus griseus strain 17A/GY chromosome 2, alternate assembly CriGri-PICRH-1.0, whole genome shotgun sequence encodes:
- the Tnfrsf13c gene encoding tumor necrosis factor receptor superfamily member 13C — translation MLSCLSAVTVEWFNAGTTGERGLGFQARLQLHPSGPTPAGKGGAEDAASGFHSRLEGHRADSELCPTCVRWDMGARKREAKSRRSRDSPMTTPCVQTLCFDPLVRHCVACNLLRTPDPLHASSHAPGTALQPQESVGTGPGPDTTLPLPGLLFGAPALLGLMLALALVALVTWRWWQQRRMASPGTPDGVQEESLDNVFVSSSETLHASAPIWPTPKEDVDTTLPGHSIPVPATELGSTELVTTKTAGPEE, via the exons ATGCTCAGCTGTCTGTCTGCGGTGACAGTTGAGTGGTTTAATGCAGGAACCACAGGTGAAAGAGGTCTGGGGTTCCAGGCTAGGTTGCAGCTCCACCCCAGTGGTCCCACCCCAGCAGGCAAGGGCGGGGCGGAGGATGCTGCGTCCGGGTTTCATTCTAGACTAGAGGGGCACAGAGCAGACTCAGAACTCTGTCCCACCTGCGTGCGGTGGGATATGGGTGCCAGGAAACGCGAAGCCAAAAGTCGGAGAAGTCGGGACAGCCCGATGACCACGCCATGCGTTCAGACACTGTGCTTCGACCCTCTGGTGCGACACTGCGTAGCCTGTAACCTCCTCCGCACGCCAGACCCTCTACACG CAAGCAGCCATGCCCCCGGGACGGCTCTGCAACCACAAGAGTCGGTGGGCACGGGACCCGGGCCTGACACAACGCTGCCGCTGCCGGGGTTGCTCTTCGGCGCCCCCGCGCTCCTGGGACTGATGCTGGCTCTGGCCCTGGTGGCTCTGGTGAcctggaggtggtggcagcaACGCAGGATGGCCTCCCCTGGCACCCCAGACGGAGTCCAAGAAG AATCCCTGGACAATGTCTTCGTGTCCTCATCAGAAACCCTTCATGCCTCTGCTCCCATCTGGCCTACCCCGAAAGAAGATGTAGATACCACCCTGCCGGGCCACAGCATCCCAGTGCCGGCCACGGAACTGGGCTCCACTGAGCTGGTGACCACCAAGACAGCCGGCCCTGAGGAATAG